A stretch of the Medicago truncatula cultivar Jemalong A17 chromosome 5, MtrunA17r5.0-ANR, whole genome shotgun sequence genome encodes the following:
- the LOC11421452 gene encoding uncharacterized protein isoform X2 has translation MSTSEDKPEVVERGLFKDDKHKEEDKQEEEEKGGFIEKVKDFIHDIGEKIEEVIGFGKPTADVKAIHVPKINLHKIDLVVDILIKNPNPVPIPLIDINYLIDSDDRKLISGLIPDAGTIHAHGEETVKIPLTLIYDDIKETYADIKPGTIIPYRVKVDLIFDVPVLGRFTLPLEKKGEIPIPYKPDVDIDKIQFKKFSFEETVANLHLKLENMNDFDLGLNALEYEVWLGDVNIGGAQLSKSAKLEKGGGISYIDVPITFRPKDFGSALWDMIRGKGTGYTMKGNIDVDTPFGAMKLPISKEGGTTRLKKNREDGGDDDDDDED, from the exons ATGTCGACATCGGAGGATAAGCCGGAAGTGGTGGAAAGGGGGCTTTTTAAAGATGATAAGCACAAGGAAGAAGataaacaagaagaagaagagaagggTGGATTTATTGAAAAGGTGAAGGATTTCATTCATGACATTGGTGAGAAGATTGAGGAAGTTATTGGATTTGGGAAACCAACTGCTGATGTTAAAGCGATACACGTTCCGAAAATTAACCTTCATAAGATAGATCTTGTTGTTGATATTCTCATCAAGAATCCCAATCCGGTGCCAATTCCTTTGATTGACATCAATTATTTGATTGACAGTGATGACAGGAAACTCATTTCCGGTTTGATACCGGATGCAGGTACTATCCATGCTCATGGAGAGGAAACTGTCAAAATTCCTCTTactttgatttatgatgatattAAGGAAACCTATGCTGATATTAAACCTGGAACTATAATTCCTTATAGAGTTAAGGTTGATCTTATTTTTGATGTTCCTGTCTTGGGAAGGTTTACGCTACCTTTAGAGAAAAAAGGAGAAATTCCAATTCCTTATAAGCCTGATGTTGATATTGACAAGATTCAATTCAAAAAGTTCTCTTTTGAAGAGACGGTTGCGAATCTTCATTTGAAATTGGAAAACATGAATGATTTTGACCTAGGTCTCAATGCACTTGAGTATGAGGTTTGGCTTGGTGATGTTAACATTGGAGGTGCACAGCTCAGTAAATCTGCTAAACTTGAGAAAGGTGGAGGAATTAGTTACATTGATGTTCCAATTACTTTTAGGCCTAAGGATTTTGGTTCTGCATTATGGGATATGATTAGAGGAAAGGGAACTGGTTATACCATGAAAGGTAACATTGATGTTGACACTCCTTTTGGAGCAATGAAATTGCCTATCAGCAAAGAAGGCGGTACTACCCGTCTTAAGAAAAATAGGGAAGATGGAGGTGATGACGATGACGATGACGAG GATTGA
- the LOC11429863 gene encoding cation/H(+) antiporter 4, producing MDAKAATNFGNMILNRTIFKYAYINTTASDPGGKVLELNVCIDMPPKVVSDGFWANHDQAAMPMQSTLPLLELQILTIFVITQCFHLVLKRIGVPYFVSQILAGLVLGPSSLKISNRWNGFKNILFPYGIEDVISVISLIGYAFFLFLCCVKMDFTIITRTGRKAWAIAFCSFMIPTFVGLVVCYRFSEYWGHKMGDFEAKNLPVIVIGQSGCYFVVIASLLSDLEILNSELGRLALSIAMVMDSFNSIVTGIGTAFVSSLPADLSKGADGAAHVKAFLAVFYYICFMVVTPLVVRPILQWFVSRTPEGRPVKKEYTYIVFVMALAVGMLALVPKQSIIGGMCLLGLIVPEGPPLGTEMIKQLELFCSWFLFPIFVTSCAMKVDLNMHVKSEYVYVWLGFIVAIHLFKMLVTTGICWYCNMPMIDGLCLALMLSCKGVVDFCTNVFLHDAKHKWFIIIYLLNKSYLILSTIMHVQLFSKESLSVMSLNVLVIGTLARIGVKFLYDPSRKYAGYQKRNILSLKPNSELKIVSCILKPSHIIPIKNVFDICSPTSNNPLVVHIIHLMELVGRSSPVFISHRLQERIGSGRYAFSEDVIVTFDLFEHDNLGTAKVNTYTAISPMGLMHDDICYLALDKLASIIIVPFHLRWLEDGSVESGDANIRSLNTKVLERAPCSVAILVNRGYSSPFNHNDNTKQIAMIFLGGPDDREALCLAKRTIKEDTYHLVVYHLVSSNKNEEATNWEVMLDDELLKSVKGVYGSVDNVTYEKVEVENSSDTTAFISDIANQHDFIIVGRRNGIKSPQTQALASWTEYPELGVLGDLLASPDTITKASILVVQQQLMPKP from the exons ATGGACGCAAAGGCAGCAACAAATTTTGGAAACATGATATTAAACcgaacaattttcaaatatgcatatattaatACAACAGCCTCGGATCCTGGCGGCAAAGTTTTAGAGTTAAATGTTTGTATTGACATGCCCCCTAAGGTTGTATCTGACGGCTTTTGGGCTAATCATGATCAAGCTGCAATGCCTATGCAATCCACTTTGCCATTGTTAGAGCTTCAAATTCTCACAATCTTTGTCATTACTCAATGCTTTCATTTGGTACTCAAACGCATTGGAGTCCCTTATTTCGTTTCACAAATCTTG GCTGGTTTAGTTCTAGGACCATCATCTTTGAAGATTTCAAATAGATGGAATGGATTCAAAAACATCTTGTTTCCATACGGTATTGAAGATGTAATAAGTGTAATATCCTTAATTGGCTATGCATTTTTCCTGTTTCTATGTTGTGTGAAAATGGACTTCACCATTATAACAAGAACAGGTAGAAAAGCATGGGCAATAGCTTTTTGTTCCTTTATGATTCCAACGTTTGTTGGTCTCGTAGTATGTTACAGATTCTCAGAATATTGGGGACACAAGATGGGAGATTTCGAAGCAAAAAACCTTCCTGTTATAGTTATAGGACAAAGTGGCTGTTATTTTGTTGTGATAGCTTCTTTGCTCTCTGACCTTGAGATTCTTAACTCAGAACTTGGACGTTTAGCACTCTCAATAGCAATGGTTATGGATTCTTTCAACTCAATTGTTACAGGAATTGGCACAGCTTTTGTTAGCAGCCTCCCAGCTGATCTAAGCAAGGGTGCTGATGGAGCGGCACATGTTAAAGCTTTTTTAGCTGTTTTCTATTACATTTGTTTCATGGTAGTGACTCCTCTTGTAGTTCGTCCTATACTGCAGTGGTTTGTTAGTAGAACGCCAGAAGGTAGACCGGTGAAGAAAGAATACACCTATATTGTGTTCGTTATGGCTCTGGCAGTTGGAATGTTGGCATTAGTGCCAAAGCAAAGTATTATAGGTGGAATGTGTTTGCTTGGTCTTATTGTACCTGAAGGTCCTCCATTAGGAACTGAAATGATTAAGCAATTGGAATTGTTTTGTAGTTGGTTCCTTTTTCCCATTTTTGTCACAAGTTGTGCTATGAAGGTTGATCTTAATATGCATGTTAAAAGCGAGTATGTTTATGTTTGGCTTGGTTTTATTGTTGCTATTCATTTGTTTAAGATGCTGGTGACCACTGGAATTTGTTGGTATTGTAACATGCCTATGATTGATGGTTTGTGTCTTGCTCTCATGTTGAGTTGTAAAGGTGTTGTGGATTTTTGCACGAATGTGTTTCTTCATGATGCCAAG CATAAGTGGTTTATAATAATTTACTTGTTGAATAAAAGTTATCTAATTTTGTCCACTATAATGCATGTGCAGCTTTTTAGCAAAGAATCACTATCCGTTATGAGCTTAAATGTGTTGGTGATTGGAACCTTGGCACGCATTGGTGTGAAGTTCTTGTATGACCCTTCAAGAAAATATGCAGGTTATCAAAAAAGGAACATCTTGAGCTTGAAACCAAACTCAGAACTTAAGATAGTTTCATGCATCCTCAAACCAAGTCACATAATTCCCATCAAGAATGTTTTTGACATTTGCAGTCCGACATCAAACAATCCATTGGTAGTTCATATCATACATCTCATGGAGCTTGTAGGAAGGTCTTCACCCGTTTTCATCTCGCATCGTCTTCAAGAAAGAATTGGTTCAGGTCGCTACGCTTTCTCTGAGGATGTTATTGTTACCTTTGATCTTTTCGAACATGACAATTTAGGTACTGCAAAAGTGAATACCTACACAGCTATATCTCCTATGGGTTTAATGCACGACGATATTTGTTATCTTGCATTAGACAAACTTGCGTCCATCATCATTGTTCCTTTTCATTTGAGATGGTTAGAGGATGGTTCTGTTGAATCAGGGGACGCGAACATCAGGTCTTTGAACACCAAGGTTCTTGAAAGAGCACCTTGTTCGGTAGCGATCCTTGTGAATAGAGGATACTCTTCTCCATTCAACCACAATGATAATACAAAGCAAATTGCCATGATTTTCTTGGGGGGTCCAGATGATAGAGAAGCGTTATGTTTAGCTAAAAGGACAATCAAAGAAGATACTTATCACTTGGTTGTGTATCATTTGGTTTCATCAAACAAGAATGAGGAGGCCACTAATTGGGAGGTTATGCTTGATGATGAGTTACTAAAGAGTGTTAAGGGAGTTTATGGTAGTGTAGATAATGTGACATATGAAAAAGTAGAAGTTGAAAACTCTTCAGATACCACTGCATTCATCTCAGATATAGCGAATCAACATGATTTCATTATAGTTGGGAGGCGAAATGGCATCAAATCGCCTCAGACACAAGCACTTGCATCGTGGACTGAGTATCCAGAGTTGGGTGTGTTGGGAGATTTGCTTGCTTCACCAGATACTATTACCAAAGCTTCAATTTTAGTTGTGCAGCAACAATTAATGCCTAAGCCGTGA
- the LOC11432906 gene encoding stomatal closure-related actin-binding protein 1, which yields MTRVTRDFGDTMQKEAVPAVSSDVVFATSRFPNYRIGANNQIMEAKDDPKVLSMKEVIARETAMLLDQHNRLSVRDLASKFEKGLAAAAKLSEEARLREAASLEKHVLLKKLRDSLESLKGRVAGRNKDDVEDAIAMVEALAVQLTQREGELLQEKAEVKKLANFLKQASEDAKKLVDEERAFARAEIDNARSAVQRVEESLQEHERMSQASGKQDVEQLMKEVQEARRIKMLHQPSKVMDMEHELQALRAQLAEKTRHYLRLQKEITRTKKGEENVPHLYELEGNETLGSYLQIQPCSDNAPDLSNCSIQWCRVSSDGAKKELISGAIKSVYAPEPFDVGRILHVDVISENQHIILSTTGPIDPAAGLGTYVEALVRKHDTEFNVVVTQMSGLHHPTESIHVLHVGKMRIKLCKGKTTIAKEYYSSSMQLCGVRGGGNAAAQALFWQPKQGLSFVLAFESERERNAAIMLARRFAFDCNIMLAGPDDRAPLGT from the exons ATGACGAGGGTAACCCGTGATTTTGGCGATACGATGCAAAAAGAGGCAGTGCCTGCGGTGTCTTCTGATGTGGTATTTGCTACTAGTCGGTTTCCTAATTATAGAATTGGAGCTAACAATCAGATAATGGAGGCAAAGGATGACCCTAAAGTGTTATCTATGAAGGAGGTTATTGCGCGTGAGACTGCTATGTTGTTGGACCAGCATAATCGTCTCTCAGTTCGTGACCTTGCTAGTAAATTTGAGAAGGGTTTGGCTGCGGCTGCTAAGTTATCTGAAGAG GCCAGACTTAGAGAAGCAGCATCGTTGGAAAAACATGTTCTTTTAAAGAAACTCAGAGATTCACTTGAATCCTTAAAGGGGCGTGTGGCGGGAAGAAACAAGGATGATGTCGAGGATGCTATTGCTATG GTTGAAGCTCTAGCAGTTCAGTTAACTCAAAGGGAAGGGGAACTATTACAAGAGAAGGCAGAGGTTAAAAAACTGGCAAATTTTCTTAAACAG GCTTCTGAAGACGCTAAGAAACTTGTTGATGAGGAAAGAGCTTTTGCTCGCGCAGAAATAGATAATGCTAGGTCAGCTGTTCAGAGAGTGGAAGAGTCGCTTCAGGAGCATGAGAGAATGTCTCAAGCTTCTGGGAAGCAG GACGTGGAACAATTAATGAAGGAGGTTCAAGAGGCTCGAAGAATCAAAATGCTGCATCAGCCAAGCAAG GTCATGGATATGGAACATGAACTTCAAGCATTGAGGGCTCAACTTGCAGAGAAGACCAGACATTATCTTCGACTTCAGAAGGAG ATAACAAGGACAAAGAAAGGAGAGGAAAATGTTCCACATTTATATGAACTTGAAGGGAATGAAACCTTAGGCTCTTATTTGCAAATTCAACCTTGCTCTGATAATGCTCCAGACCTTTCAAATTGTTCAATTCAATGGTGTCGTGTATCATCTGATGGTGCCAAAAAAGAACTTATTTCAG GAGCTATAAAATCAGTTTACGCACCTGAACCATTTGATGTTGGACGAATATTGCATGTTGATGTTATTTCAGAAAACCAGCACATCATACTTTCAACTACTGGTCCAATAGATCCAG CTGCTGGTTTGGGAACCTATGTAGAGGCACTTGTGAGAAAACATGACACTGAATTCAAT GTAGTTGTAACACAAATGAGTGGTTTACATCATCCAACTGAATCTATTCACGTACTTCATGTTGGAAAAATGAGGATCAAACTCTGTAAAGGAAAGACAACAATTGCCAAAGAATATTATTCAAGTTCAATGCAG CTTTGTGGAGTTCGAGGCGGTGGAAATGCTGCCGCACAGGCACTATTTTGGCAGCCAAAACAAGGACTTTCTTTTGTATTAGCTTTTGAATCAGAGCGAGAAAGGAATGCAGCTATCATGCTTGCAAGGAGATTTGCATTTGACTGTAAT ATCATGCTTGCTGGACCAGATGACAGAGCTCCATTAGGGACATGA
- the LOC11421452 gene encoding uncharacterized protein isoform X1 produces MSTSEDKPEVVERGLFKDDKHKEEDKQEEEEKGGFIEKVKDFIHDIGEKIEEVIGFGKPTADVKAIHVPKINLHKIDLVVDILIKNPNPVPIPLIDINYLIDSDDRKLISGLIPDAGTIHAHGEETVKIPLTLIYDDIKETYADIKPGTIIPYRVKVDLIFDVPVLGRFTLPLEKKGEIPIPYKPDVDIDKIQFKKFSFEETVANLHLKLENMNDFDLGLNALEYEVWLGDVNIGGAQLSKSAKLEKGGGISYIDVPITFRPKDFGSALWDMIRGKGTGYTMKGNIDVDTPFGAMKLPISKEGGTTRLKKNREDGGDDDDDDEDNVKLTVNCPT; encoded by the exons ATGTCGACATCGGAGGATAAGCCGGAAGTGGTGGAAAGGGGGCTTTTTAAAGATGATAAGCACAAGGAAGAAGataaacaagaagaagaagagaagggTGGATTTATTGAAAAGGTGAAGGATTTCATTCATGACATTGGTGAGAAGATTGAGGAAGTTATTGGATTTGGGAAACCAACTGCTGATGTTAAAGCGATACACGTTCCGAAAATTAACCTTCATAAGATAGATCTTGTTGTTGATATTCTCATCAAGAATCCCAATCCGGTGCCAATTCCTTTGATTGACATCAATTATTTGATTGACAGTGATGACAGGAAACTCATTTCCGGTTTGATACCGGATGCAGGTACTATCCATGCTCATGGAGAGGAAACTGTCAAAATTCCTCTTactttgatttatgatgatattAAGGAAACCTATGCTGATATTAAACCTGGAACTATAATTCCTTATAGAGTTAAGGTTGATCTTATTTTTGATGTTCCTGTCTTGGGAAGGTTTACGCTACCTTTAGAGAAAAAAGGAGAAATTCCAATTCCTTATAAGCCTGATGTTGATATTGACAAGATTCAATTCAAAAAGTTCTCTTTTGAAGAGACGGTTGCGAATCTTCATTTGAAATTGGAAAACATGAATGATTTTGACCTAGGTCTCAATGCACTTGAGTATGAGGTTTGGCTTGGTGATGTTAACATTGGAGGTGCACAGCTCAGTAAATCTGCTAAACTTGAGAAAGGTGGAGGAATTAGTTACATTGATGTTCCAATTACTTTTAGGCCTAAGGATTTTGGTTCTGCATTATGGGATATGATTAGAGGAAAGGGAACTGGTTATACCATGAAAGGTAACATTGATGTTGACACTCCTTTTGGAGCAATGAAATTGCCTATCAGCAAAGAAGGCGGTACTACCCGTCTTAAGAAAAATAGGGAAGATGGAGGTGATGACGATGACGATGACGAG GACAATGTGAAGCTTACTGTAAATTGTCCAACCTAA
- the LOC112421842 gene encoding pentatricopeptide repeat-containing protein At3g02650, mitochondrial produces MLQQAASICQKIVLHPETLLPDDGEIIGVLLVWSSKNNMIKEAYAIYLAAKEKRKTNPNWSLDLDMLLSRTMINILCSKKETVYLALQMLIDFDILEEVEHWEEGWKSRMCNIVVNALCRFEDFDAAKQLIFKMIEDGPLPYPSQSVFDIIISACVKARETGRALEMVLLLESIGLYTSNFLRIHSSDSFGMKEAGKILEEARKKDSKLIIALLYHSLIVGYCKLHNFDKALKLLTQMKNFGVSCTNLDELHKLIHSLCLKAMDRKMTIVQLEEMEPMDREMAENQLAEMNDMDMKMAWEHLEEMYLNIMASFDRRIEYQCKSY; encoded by the coding sequence ATGCTCCAGCAAGCCGCTTCTATCTGTCAAAAGATTGTGCTTCATCCAGAAACCCTCCTTCCTGATGATGGTGAAATAATTGGTGTCTTGTTAGTTTGGTcttctaaaaataatatgattaaagaagcATATGCTATCTATCTGGCTGCAAAGGAGAAACGGAAAACAAATCCAAACTGGTCGTTAGATTTAGATATGTTGTTATCTCGTACAATGATCAACATactttgttcaaaaaaagaaacTGTATATTTGGCATTGCAGATGCTGATTGATTTTGATATCCTTGAGGAGGTCGAGCACTGGGAAGAAGGATGGAAAAGCAGGATGTGTAATATAGTTGTTAATGCCTTGTGTCGGTTTGAAGATTTCGATGCAGCCAAGCAATTGATCTTTAAAATGATAGAAGATGGTCCGCTACCATATCCTTCACAATCTGTTTTCGATATAATTATTAGTGCCTGTGTTAAAGCTAGGGAAACCGGACGGGCTTTGGAGATGGTGTTGCTATTGGAAAGTATAGGTTTATACACTAGTAATTTTCTTAGGATTCATTCTTCAGATTCATTTGGGATGAAAGAGGCTGGAAAGATCTTGGAAGAAGCCAGAAAGAAGGATTCTAAGTTAATCATTGCTCTGCTGTACCATTCACTCATTGTTGGATATTGCAAGCTACATAATTTTGATAAGGCTCTCAAGTTATTGACTCAGATGAAGAATTTTGGTGTCTCCTGCACCAATCTTGATGAACTTCACAAGTTAATCCACTCTCTTTGCTTGAAGGCTATGGATAGGAAAATGACAATAGTGCAGCTAGAGGAAATGGAGCCTATGGATAGGGAAATGGCAGAAAATCAGCTAGCTGAAATGAATGATATGGATATGAAAATGGCATGGGAACATCTAGAGGAAATGTATCTTAATATTATGGCATCTTTTGATAGGAGAATAGAATATCAATGTAAAAGTTATTGA